From the Solanum pennellii chromosome 4, SPENNV200 genome, one window contains:
- the LOC107017302 gene encoding WEB family protein At1g75720 — protein MEESEGGVTTMMGKAEIDTSAPFRSVKEAVMLFGERVLAGELYSANKLKQKRDGSSHEDESDDSFNDELIETKQRLERAREERLVMATCLSSLEEELERTRNELNKLKFEQQKVMVSEIEDLKYIEKSQIMSHDQNNIEFHKKRYVTFANPPQGDDHDHVVLLQNHPSINKKKKKKISLIIPLIGGIFSRKRGSNSDNNI, from the exons ATGGAAGAATCAGAAGGAGGAGTGACGACAATGATGGGAAAGGCGGAAATCGATACGAGTGCTCCATTTCGTTCGGTTAAGGAGGCAGTCATGTTGTTCGGAGAAAGAGTTCTTGCTGGAGAACTCTACTCTGCTAATAAGCTTAAACAG aAACGAGATGGATCGAGTCATGAAGACGAAAGCGACGACTCGTTTAATGATGAGTTAATTGAGACAAAGCAAAGACTAGAAAGGGCAAGAGAAGAAAGATTGGTAATGGCTACATGTCTCTCTTCTTTAGAAGAAGAACTTGAACGCACAAGAAATGAGCTTAATAAGCTAAAATTTGAGCAACAAAAAGTCATGGTATCAGAAATTGAAGACCTAAAATATATAGAGAAATCACAAATTATGTCACATGATCAAAATAATATCGAGTTTCACAAAAAAAGATATGTCACATTTGCAAATCCTCCACAAGGTGATGATCATGATCATGTTGTATTATTACAAAACCATCCTTCaatcaacaagaagaaaaagaaaaaaatatcccTAATCATACCATTGATTGGGGGAATTTTTTCTAGGAAAAGAGGTAGTAATTCGGATAATAACATTTAA
- the LOC107017525 gene encoding uncharacterized protein LOC107017525, translated as MYTNKTSIQRESFVIQVSENFQSSSQVISPSSNKLINFSAMKLFDRFRKIVMRFVFPIPTSSRRRPNRAGATMSATGPGSGQRRRSCDRPDPPKTSCSSYYSSTSHYNEAIADCIEFFNKSSQDQGIFSGRKSDVIV; from the coding sequence ATGTACACTAACAAAACTTCTATTCAAAGAGAAAGCTTTGTTATTCAAGTTTCAGAAAATTTTCAATCTTCATCTCAAGTTATTAGCCCTTCTtctaataaattaatcaatttctcCGCCATGAAGCTTTTCGATCGCTTTCGCAAGATCGTTATGCGATTCGTTTTTCCCATCCCGACGTCTAGCCGGAGGAGGCCGAATCGGGCTGGGGCAACGATGTCAGCAACCGGGCCGGGCTCAGGCCAGAGACGAAGATCCTGTGACCGGCCCGATCCGCCGAAGACCTCATGTAGCTCTTATTATTCATCAACTTCTCATTATAATGAAGCTATTGCTGATTGTATAGAGTTTTTTAATAAGTCATCACAAGATCAAGGTATTTTTAGTGGTAGAAAATCAGACGTTATTGtgtga
- the LOC107018171 gene encoding uncharacterized protein LOC107018171 isoform X2: MNNIEMGCSKSDDNDEIHPNVSVRKRFKFPKKFFDECNGVDHASVPRKVRSVIKKRIRKLISPPLPISKKANRMSDGAETLRKYGNKSKLNLTHCGSSRCIKEELDCPITKDEEEVAETLYALAGMIPDVDTLSESKINSQLPEVKSLDLPEPEASVIASGVVTTEQDIRTNSSQFSAEALKQVPDIAVSAGEAAKSKSFHDASPCDTFINTEQLEISSQQVVAYQANQQNTHKENRNNGSLLWPGLSAAGSSCSDILDSSPQLPIGKFPVWIGSTGSDLQAQNAKSCLPIMKDSQVPLDLRKSFKRCAAHVYISRLTKGLQTSMRGDTVSSHPSQSSPPDGVKQEPPIIQNSPTVKVNDMHGIVCTGNVASTAEKNPTEVRNAILLHQRLLQDQQQASTTSGFNSLAKQNADFLSLSAGSYVIKGTNGGATIAGHNLDTPVTSQKHPALHFLLPQNGYSSAPFRYNPATAATQQVLLPPYLGGASFCPSREAAMALPRQMSQQNELQNAHFAAQYKFGGVSTSQMRDWQNAGRPMPIFGPSQAQLAASSSSMEALSSKYVPPLLNEQELMSISTSRTNSRIKGQYYSFPSGLEGSGHGLYPNNVPSLQLLCNDRR; encoded by the exons ATGAACAACATTGAAATGGGTTGTTCAAAGTCTGATGATAACGATGAGATTCATCCCAATGTTTCTGTTCGGAAGCGATTTAAGTTTCCCAAAAAG TTTTTTGATGAGTGTAATGGAGTAGATCATGCTTCTGTTCCTCGGAAAGTTCGTTCAG TTATCAAGAAGAGAATTCGCAAGCTCATCTCTCCACCTTTGCCGATTTCCAAAAAGGCGAATCGCATGTCAGATGGAGCTGAAACACTAAGGAAATATGGCAACAAGTCTAAACTTAATTTG ACTCATTGTGGTTCAAGTCGGTGTATAAAGGAGGAGCTTGATTGTCCAATCACCAAAGATGAAGAGGAAGTGGCTGAAACCTTGTATGCTTTGGCTGGTATGATCCCAGACGTTGACACCTTGAGCGAAAGCAAAATAAATAGTCAACTTCCTGAAGTGAAATCTTTGGACTTACCGGAACCTGAGGCTTCTGTAATCGCAAGTGGAG TTGTAACAACAGAACAGGACATAAGGACAAACAGCTCCCAATTCAGTGCTGAAGCTTTGAAGCAGGTTCCAGACATAGCTGTTTCTGCTGGAGAAGCTGCCAAATCAAAATCATTTCATGATGCTTCCCCATGTGATACATTCATCAACACAGAGCAGCTCGAAATTTCATCGCAACAA GTTGTTGCTTATCAAGCCAACCAACAAAACACACACAAGGAGAATAGAAATAATG GTTCATTGTTGTGGCCAGGCTTGTCTGCAGCAGGGTCATCTTGTTCCGACATACTTGATTCTTCACCACA GCTTCCAATTGGCAAATTTCCTGTCTGGATTGGGAGCACTGGCTCTGATCTTCAAGCTCAAAATGCAAAATCTTGTCTACCAATCATGAAG GATTCTCAAGTTCCACTTGATTTGAGGAAGTCATTTAAGAGGTGTGCTGCTCATGTTTATATAAGTCGGCTGACTAAGGGCTTACAGACTTCGATGAGAGGTGATACAGTCTCCTCGCATCCTTCTCAGTCCTCGCCTCCTGATGGAGTGAAGCAAGAGCCTCCTATAATTCAGAACAGCCCAACTGTAAAGGTGAATGATATGCATGGAATTGTTTGTACTGGGAACGTTGCCTCTACTGCTGAGAAGAATCCAACTGAAGTTAGAAATGCAATCCTTTTGCACCAAAGACTCCTCCAAGATCAGCAACAGGCTTCTACTACATCTGGGTTCAATTCTTTAGCAAAGCAG AATGCAGATTTCCTTTCATTGTCAGCTGGAAGTTATGTGATCAAAGGCACCAATGGTGGTGCTACTATTGCTGGTCATAACCTTGATACGCCTGTAACCTCACAGAAACATCCAGCCCTGCATTTCTTGCTTCCCCAGAATGGTTATTCATCTGCACCTTTCCGTTACAATCCTGCAACAGCAGCAACTCAGCAG GTTCTGCTGCCTCCATATCTTGGAGGTGCGTCATTTTGTCCGTCAAGAGAAGCTGCTATGGCCTTACCAAGACAAATGTCGCAGCAGAATGAACTACAAAATGCCCATTTTGCTGCTCAGTACAAGTTTGGTGGAGTCTCTACCTCACAAATGCGAGACTGGCAAAATGCAGGGCGACCAATGCCTATCTTTGGACCTTCTCAAGCTCAATTGGCAGCTTCTTCTTCCTCGATGGAAGCACTTTCTTCCAAGTATGTTCCACCCTTGTTGAACGAGCAGGAGCTTATGTCCATTTCTACGTCACGAACTAATTCAAGGATCAAAGGACAATATTACAGTTTCCCTTCTGGCTTGGAAGGAAGTGGACATGGACTCTACCCCAATAATGTGCCTTCATTGCAGCTTCTTTGCAATGATCGACGTTAA
- the LOC107017759 gene encoding mediator of RNA polymerase II transcription subunit 7a-like isoform X1: protein MSTATYPPPPPFYRLYKDYLQDPKSAPEPPPPIEGTYVLFGSNYTTDDVLPNLEEQGVRQLYPKGPNVDFKKELRALNRELQLHILELADVLVERPSQYARRVEEISLIFKNLHHLLNSLRPHQARATLIHILELQIQRRKQAIEDIKRRREEAQKLLKEALGTLEGQ, encoded by the exons ATGTCGACAGCAACATACCCACCACCGCCTCCGTTTTATAGGCTGTACAAGGACTATCTTCAAGACCCCAAGTCTGCTCCAGAACCTCCCCCTCCAATTGAGGGCACCTATGTCCTCTTTGGTAGCAACTACACT ACTGATGATGTACTCCCAAATTTGGAAGAGCAGGGTGTGCGTCAGTTATACCCAAAAGGGCCTAATGTTG ATTTCAAGAAAGAACTAAGAGCACTTAACAGAGAATTGCAGCTACATATATTGGAGCTTGCTGATGTTCTTGTAGAGCGCCCTTCACAATATGCCAGGAGAGTGGAAGAGATATCTCTGATATTCAAGAACTTGCACCACCTACTCAATTCTCTGCGTCCTCACCAG GCTCGAGCCACACTTATCCACATTCTAGAACTTCAGATACAACGACGTAAACAAGCAATAGAGGATATCAAGCG GAGAAGGGAAGAAGCTCAGAAGCTTCTAAAGGAGGCACTTGGTACCCTTGAGGGACAGTAG
- the LOC107018433 gene encoding hexokinase-2, chloroplastic produces MSVTVSSPAVRSFHVSRSPHKTISRPRVIISAVRSTDSLGVAPILTKLQKDCATPLPVLRHVADAMADDMRAGLAVDGGSDLKMILSYVDTLPTGNEKGLFYALDLGGTNFRVLRVQLGGKEERVVATEFEQVSIPQELMFATSEELFDFIASALGKFAQKEGGNFELQQGRTREIGFTFSFPVKQTSIRTGILIKWTKGFAVSGTAGKDVVACLNEAMERRGMDMQVSALVNDTVGTLAGARYWDDDAMVAVILGTGTNACYVERVDAIPKLAKRMSKSPITIVNTEWGAFSNGLPLTEFDREMDAESINPGEQIFEKTISGMYLGEIVRRVLVKMAKVGGLFGSSYVPEKLVTPFVLRTPDICAMQQDTSRDLEAVESVLCDVAGVKSDLSARKTVVDICDTIAKRGGRLAGAGIVGILQKMEEDSKGLIFGKRTVVAMDGGLYEHYPQYRGYLQEAVTELLGSEISKNVVIEHSKDGSGIGAALLAAANSKYEHDD; encoded by the exons ATGTCGGTCACCGTTAGCTCGCCGGCCGTCCGATCCTTCCATGTTTCACGATCACCTCATAAAACGATCTCTAGGCCACGTGTCATTATATCTGCCGTCCGATCTACTGATAGCTTAGGAGTAGCACCAATTTTGACTAAGTTGCAGAAAGATTGTGCTACTCCTCTTCCAGTTTTGCGCCACGTGGCGGATGCAATGGCCGATGATATGAGGGCCGGGCTTGCCGTCGACGGCGGCAGTGATCTGAAGATGATCCTTAGTTATGTCGACACTCTACCAACTGG GAATGAGAAAGGCTTGTTTTATGCGTTGGACCTTGGTGGTACAAATTTCCGAGTGCTAAGGGTGCAGCTAGGTGGTAAAGAAGAGCGTGTAGTCGCCACTGAGTTTGAGCAAGTCTCGATACCCCAAGAACTGATGTTTGCTACCTCCGAG GAGCTGTTCGATTTCATAGCTTCTGCGCTAGGAAAATTTGCACAAAAGGAAGGTGGTAATTTTGAGTTGCAACAGGGACGGACAAGGGAAATAGGATTCACGTTTTCTTTTCCGGTGAAACAGACTTCAATAAGAACTGGAATCCTAATCAAATGGACAAAAGGTTTTGCTGTCTCTGGAACT GCGGGAAAAGATGTTGTTGCTTGTTTGAATGAAGCCATGGAGAGGCGGGGAATGGATATGCAAGTGTCTGCCCTG GTCAATGACACTGTGGGAACACTTGCCGGAGCAAGATACTGGGATGATGATGCCATGGTTGCTGTCATTCTTGGGACTGGAACCAATGCTTGCTATGTAGAACGTGTGGATGCTATTCCTAAGCTGGCAAAAAGGATGTCTAAATCTCCAATAACG ATTGTGAATACTGAATGGGGAGCTTTCTCAAATGGCCTTCCTTTAACTGAGTTTGATAGAGAAATGGATGCCGAGAGCATTAACCCTGGTGAGCAG ATTTTTGAAAAGACCATCTCCGGTATGTACCTTGGGGAAATTGTGAGACGGGTGCTGGTCAAAATGGCCAAGGTTGGGGGCTTATTTGGTAGCAGCTATGTTCCGGAAAAGCTAGTCACTCCATTTGTGCTGAG GACACCTGATATATGTGCCATGCAGCAGGATACATCAAGAGATCTTGAAGCTGTTGAGTCTGTCCTCTGTGATGTAGCTGGG GTAAAATCCGATCTAAGTGCAAGGAAAACAGTCGTGGACATTTGCGATACTATTGCAAAACGAGGGGGTCGTCTAGCTGGTGCAGGAATTGTTGGTATATTACAGAAAATGGAGGAAGATTCTAAAGGTCTCATCTTTGGTAAAAGAACAGTTGTAGCAATGGATGGAGGCTTATATGAGCACTATCCTCAGTACAGAGGATACCTCCAAGAAGCTGTCACAGAGCTACTAGGCTCGGAAATTTCGAAAAATGTAGTGATAGAACATTCAAAAGATGGATCTGGTATTGGGGCTGCATTATTAGCTGCTGCAAATTCAAAGTATGAACATGATGATTAA
- the LOC107018171 gene encoding uncharacterized protein LOC107018171 isoform X3, protein MNNIEMGCSKSDDNDEIHPNVSVRKRFKFPKKFFDECNGVDHASVPRKVRSVIKKRIRKLISPPLPISKKANRMSDGAETLRKYGNKSKLNLTHCGSSRCIKEELDCPITKDEEEVAETLYALAGMIPDVDTLSESKINSQLPEVKSLDLPEPEASVIASGEQDIRTNSSQFSAEALKQVPDIAVSAGEAAKSKSFHDASPCDTFINTEQLEISSQQVVAYQANQQNTHKENRNNGSLLWPGLSAAGSSCSDILDSSPQLPIGKFPVWIGSTGSDLQAQNAKSCLPIMKDSQVPLDLRKSFKRCAAHVYISRLTKGLQTSMRGDTVSSHPSQSSPPDGVKQEPPIIQNSPTVKVNDMHGIVCTGNVASTAEKNPTEVRNAILLHQRLLQDQQQASTTSGFNSLAKQNADFLSLSAGSYVIKGTNGGATIAGHNLDTPVTSQKHPALHFLLPQNGYSSAPFRYNPATAATQQLQVLLPPYLGGASFCPSREAAMALPRQMSQQNELQNAHFAAQYKFGGVSTSQMRDWQNAGRPMPIFGPSQAQLAASSSSMEALSSKYVPPLLNEQELMSISTSRTNSRIKGQYYSFPSGLEGSGHGLYPNNVPSLQLLCNDRR, encoded by the exons ATGAACAACATTGAAATGGGTTGTTCAAAGTCTGATGATAACGATGAGATTCATCCCAATGTTTCTGTTCGGAAGCGATTTAAGTTTCCCAAAAAG TTTTTTGATGAGTGTAATGGAGTAGATCATGCTTCTGTTCCTCGGAAAGTTCGTTCAG TTATCAAGAAGAGAATTCGCAAGCTCATCTCTCCACCTTTGCCGATTTCCAAAAAGGCGAATCGCATGTCAGATGGAGCTGAAACACTAAGGAAATATGGCAACAAGTCTAAACTTAATTTG ACTCATTGTGGTTCAAGTCGGTGTATAAAGGAGGAGCTTGATTGTCCAATCACCAAAGATGAAGAGGAAGTGGCTGAAACCTTGTATGCTTTGGCTGGTATGATCCCAGACGTTGACACCTTGAGCGAAAGCAAAATAAATAGTCAACTTCCTGAAGTGAAATCTTTGGACTTACCGGAACCTGAGGCTTCTGTAATCGCAAGTGGAG AACAGGACATAAGGACAAACAGCTCCCAATTCAGTGCTGAAGCTTTGAAGCAGGTTCCAGACATAGCTGTTTCTGCTGGAGAAGCTGCCAAATCAAAATCATTTCATGATGCTTCCCCATGTGATACATTCATCAACACAGAGCAGCTCGAAATTTCATCGCAACAA GTTGTTGCTTATCAAGCCAACCAACAAAACACACACAAGGAGAATAGAAATAATG GTTCATTGTTGTGGCCAGGCTTGTCTGCAGCAGGGTCATCTTGTTCCGACATACTTGATTCTTCACCACA GCTTCCAATTGGCAAATTTCCTGTCTGGATTGGGAGCACTGGCTCTGATCTTCAAGCTCAAAATGCAAAATCTTGTCTACCAATCATGAAG GATTCTCAAGTTCCACTTGATTTGAGGAAGTCATTTAAGAGGTGTGCTGCTCATGTTTATATAAGTCGGCTGACTAAGGGCTTACAGACTTCGATGAGAGGTGATACAGTCTCCTCGCATCCTTCTCAGTCCTCGCCTCCTGATGGAGTGAAGCAAGAGCCTCCTATAATTCAGAACAGCCCAACTGTAAAGGTGAATGATATGCATGGAATTGTTTGTACTGGGAACGTTGCCTCTACTGCTGAGAAGAATCCAACTGAAGTTAGAAATGCAATCCTTTTGCACCAAAGACTCCTCCAAGATCAGCAACAGGCTTCTACTACATCTGGGTTCAATTCTTTAGCAAAGCAG AATGCAGATTTCCTTTCATTGTCAGCTGGAAGTTATGTGATCAAAGGCACCAATGGTGGTGCTACTATTGCTGGTCATAACCTTGATACGCCTGTAACCTCACAGAAACATCCAGCCCTGCATTTCTTGCTTCCCCAGAATGGTTATTCATCTGCACCTTTCCGTTACAATCCTGCAACAGCAGCAACTCAGCAG TTGCAGGTTCTGCTGCCTCCATATCTTGGAGGTGCGTCATTTTGTCCGTCAAGAGAAGCTGCTATGGCCTTACCAAGACAAATGTCGCAGCAGAATGAACTACAAAATGCCCATTTTGCTGCTCAGTACAAGTTTGGTGGAGTCTCTACCTCACAAATGCGAGACTGGCAAAATGCAGGGCGACCAATGCCTATCTTTGGACCTTCTCAAGCTCAATTGGCAGCTTCTTCTTCCTCGATGGAAGCACTTTCTTCCAAGTATGTTCCACCCTTGTTGAACGAGCAGGAGCTTATGTCCATTTCTACGTCACGAACTAATTCAAGGATCAAAGGACAATATTACAGTTTCCCTTCTGGCTTGGAAGGAAGTGGACATGGACTCTACCCCAATAATGTGCCTTCATTGCAGCTTCTTTGCAATGATCGACGTTAA
- the LOC107017759 gene encoding mediator of RNA polymerase II transcription subunit 7b-like isoform X2, with product MWMHECIRCFEAHSSYWTDDVLPNLEEQGVRQLYPKGPNVDFKKELRALNRELQLHILELADVLVERPSQYARRVEEISLIFKNLHHLLNSLRPHQARATLIHILELQIQRRKQAIEDIKRRREEAQKLLKEALGTLEGQ from the exons ATGTGGATGCATGAATGTATAAGGTGCTTTGAGGCCCATTCAAGTTACTGG ACTGATGATGTACTCCCAAATTTGGAAGAGCAGGGTGTGCGTCAGTTATACCCAAAAGGGCCTAATGTTG ATTTCAAGAAAGAACTAAGAGCACTTAACAGAGAATTGCAGCTACATATATTGGAGCTTGCTGATGTTCTTGTAGAGCGCCCTTCACAATATGCCAGGAGAGTGGAAGAGATATCTCTGATATTCAAGAACTTGCACCACCTACTCAATTCTCTGCGTCCTCACCAG GCTCGAGCCACACTTATCCACATTCTAGAACTTCAGATACAACGACGTAAACAAGCAATAGAGGATATCAAGCG GAGAAGGGAAGAAGCTCAGAAGCTTCTAAAGGAGGCACTTGGTACCCTTGAGGGACAGTAG
- the LOC107015778 gene encoding AP-2 complex subunit sigma has translation MIRFILLQNRQGKTRLAKYYIPLEESEKHKVEYEVHRLVVNRDPKFTNFVEFRTHKVIYRRYAGLFFSLCVDITDNELAYLESIHLFVEILDHFFSNVCELDLVFNFHKVYLILDEFILAGELQETSKRAIIERMGELEKQE, from the exons ATG ATCCGTTTTATATTGCTTCAGAACAGGCAAGGAAAGACTCGTTTGGCTAAGTATTATATACCTCTTGAGGAATCCGAGAAGCACAAGGTGGAATATGag GTTCATAGGTTGGTTGTGAATAGAGATCCCAAATTCACCAACTTTGTTGAG TTCCGTACTCACAAGGTAATATACAGAAGATATGCAGGATTATTTTTCTCACTTTGTGTTGATATCACAGACAACGAGTTGGCTTATTTAGAGTCCATCCACTTGTTTGTGGAGATTTTGGATCACTTCTTCAGCAATGTCTGTGAGCTGGATTTGGTTTTCAATTTCCACAAG GTATATCTGATATTAGATGAGTTTATTCTTGCTGGGGAGCTCCAGGAAACAAGTAAGAGG GCAATCATCGAGAGAATGggagagttggagaagcagGAGTGA
- the LOC107018171 gene encoding uncharacterized protein LOC107018171 isoform X1, which translates to MNNIEMGCSKSDDNDEIHPNVSVRKRFKFPKKFFDECNGVDHASVPRKVRSVIKKRIRKLISPPLPISKKANRMSDGAETLRKYGNKSKLNLTHCGSSRCIKEELDCPITKDEEEVAETLYALAGMIPDVDTLSESKINSQLPEVKSLDLPEPEASVIASGVVTTEQDIRTNSSQFSAEALKQVPDIAVSAGEAAKSKSFHDASPCDTFINTEQLEISSQQVVAYQANQQNTHKENRNNGSLLWPGLSAAGSSCSDILDSSPQLPIGKFPVWIGSTGSDLQAQNAKSCLPIMKDSQVPLDLRKSFKRCAAHVYISRLTKGLQTSMRGDTVSSHPSQSSPPDGVKQEPPIIQNSPTVKVNDMHGIVCTGNVASTAEKNPTEVRNAILLHQRLLQDQQQASTTSGFNSLAKQNADFLSLSAGSYVIKGTNGGATIAGHNLDTPVTSQKHPALHFLLPQNGYSSAPFRYNPATAATQQLQVLLPPYLGGASFCPSREAAMALPRQMSQQNELQNAHFAAQYKFGGVSTSQMRDWQNAGRPMPIFGPSQAQLAASSSSMEALSSKYVPPLLNEQELMSISTSRTNSRIKGQYYSFPSGLEGSGHGLYPNNVPSLQLLCNDRR; encoded by the exons ATGAACAACATTGAAATGGGTTGTTCAAAGTCTGATGATAACGATGAGATTCATCCCAATGTTTCTGTTCGGAAGCGATTTAAGTTTCCCAAAAAG TTTTTTGATGAGTGTAATGGAGTAGATCATGCTTCTGTTCCTCGGAAAGTTCGTTCAG TTATCAAGAAGAGAATTCGCAAGCTCATCTCTCCACCTTTGCCGATTTCCAAAAAGGCGAATCGCATGTCAGATGGAGCTGAAACACTAAGGAAATATGGCAACAAGTCTAAACTTAATTTG ACTCATTGTGGTTCAAGTCGGTGTATAAAGGAGGAGCTTGATTGTCCAATCACCAAAGATGAAGAGGAAGTGGCTGAAACCTTGTATGCTTTGGCTGGTATGATCCCAGACGTTGACACCTTGAGCGAAAGCAAAATAAATAGTCAACTTCCTGAAGTGAAATCTTTGGACTTACCGGAACCTGAGGCTTCTGTAATCGCAAGTGGAG TTGTAACAACAGAACAGGACATAAGGACAAACAGCTCCCAATTCAGTGCTGAAGCTTTGAAGCAGGTTCCAGACATAGCTGTTTCTGCTGGAGAAGCTGCCAAATCAAAATCATTTCATGATGCTTCCCCATGTGATACATTCATCAACACAGAGCAGCTCGAAATTTCATCGCAACAA GTTGTTGCTTATCAAGCCAACCAACAAAACACACACAAGGAGAATAGAAATAATG GTTCATTGTTGTGGCCAGGCTTGTCTGCAGCAGGGTCATCTTGTTCCGACATACTTGATTCTTCACCACA GCTTCCAATTGGCAAATTTCCTGTCTGGATTGGGAGCACTGGCTCTGATCTTCAAGCTCAAAATGCAAAATCTTGTCTACCAATCATGAAG GATTCTCAAGTTCCACTTGATTTGAGGAAGTCATTTAAGAGGTGTGCTGCTCATGTTTATATAAGTCGGCTGACTAAGGGCTTACAGACTTCGATGAGAGGTGATACAGTCTCCTCGCATCCTTCTCAGTCCTCGCCTCCTGATGGAGTGAAGCAAGAGCCTCCTATAATTCAGAACAGCCCAACTGTAAAGGTGAATGATATGCATGGAATTGTTTGTACTGGGAACGTTGCCTCTACTGCTGAGAAGAATCCAACTGAAGTTAGAAATGCAATCCTTTTGCACCAAAGACTCCTCCAAGATCAGCAACAGGCTTCTACTACATCTGGGTTCAATTCTTTAGCAAAGCAG AATGCAGATTTCCTTTCATTGTCAGCTGGAAGTTATGTGATCAAAGGCACCAATGGTGGTGCTACTATTGCTGGTCATAACCTTGATACGCCTGTAACCTCACAGAAACATCCAGCCCTGCATTTCTTGCTTCCCCAGAATGGTTATTCATCTGCACCTTTCCGTTACAATCCTGCAACAGCAGCAACTCAGCAG TTGCAGGTTCTGCTGCCTCCATATCTTGGAGGTGCGTCATTTTGTCCGTCAAGAGAAGCTGCTATGGCCTTACCAAGACAAATGTCGCAGCAGAATGAACTACAAAATGCCCATTTTGCTGCTCAGTACAAGTTTGGTGGAGTCTCTACCTCACAAATGCGAGACTGGCAAAATGCAGGGCGACCAATGCCTATCTTTGGACCTTCTCAAGCTCAATTGGCAGCTTCTTCTTCCTCGATGGAAGCACTTTCTTCCAAGTATGTTCCACCCTTGTTGAACGAGCAGGAGCTTATGTCCATTTCTACGTCACGAACTAATTCAAGGATCAAAGGACAATATTACAGTTTCCCTTCTGGCTTGGAAGGAAGTGGACATGGACTCTACCCCAATAATGTGCCTTCATTGCAGCTTCTTTGCAATGATCGACGTTAA